In Spirochaetota bacterium, a single window of DNA contains:
- a CDS encoding SpoVG family protein, whose translation MNDIITEVRVFPKDNLGKTLGFANITLLDKFVVKNLRIVKGDKGIFIGMPSNKRKNGEYIDLFFPITQEARDMITHAIIDKYNEVMNTSYSVENKIKKA comes from the coding sequence ATGAACGACATTATTACCGAAGTTAGGGTGTTTCCCAAGGACAATTTGGGGAAAACTCTGGGGTTTGCCAACATCACTTTGTTAGACAAATTTGTTGTTAAAAATTTGCGTATAGTGAAAGGCGACAAAGGCATTTTTATTGGCATGCCTTCCAACAAGCGCAAAAATGGTGAGTACATTGACCTGTTTTTTCCTATTACTCAGGAAGCGCGGGACATGATCACGCACGCAATAATTGACAAATATAACGAAGTGATGAATACCAGCTACTCAGTTGAGAACAAGATCAAGAAAGCATAG